The following proteins are encoded in a genomic region of Methanosphaera sp. WGK6:
- the ribH gene encoding 6,7-dimethyl-8-ribityllumazine synthase: MIKIGAVVAEFNFDITSMMLELAKEHAKFLDAEITEVMPVPGVYDMPLAIKKLLEDGNVDAVITLGAVIEGDTEHDEIVVQHAARKIIDLSLDYNKPVTLGISGPGMTRLEAHKRVEYGKRAVEAAVKLVKRLQ, encoded by the coding sequence ATGATAAAAATAGGAGCAGTTGTAGCAGAATTTAATTTTGACATAACAAGTATGATGTTAGAATTAGCAAAAGAACATGCAAAATTCTTAGATGCAGAAATCACAGAAGTAATGCCAGTACCTGGAGTATATGACATGCCTCTTGCAATAAAAAAATTACTTGAAGATGGAAATGTTGATGCAGTTATCACATTAGGCGCTGTAATTGAAGGTGACACAGAACATGATGAAATTGTAGTACAACATGCAGCACGTAAAATAATAGATTTATCCTTAGACTACAATAAACCTGTAACCTTAGGTATTTCAGGACCAGGAATGACAAGACTTGAAGCACATAAAAGAGTAGAATATGGAAAACGTGCAGTTGAAGCAGCAGTCAAACTTGTAAAAAGGTTACAATAA
- the mmp11 gene encoding methanogenesis marker protein 11 produces the protein MEILTPEELKEKYDDAWITPYHEILTITDNDEKEIELIEYHPCPIGSDWMITQYKQTSPLILDAKRDGNKHTYYVKKGKTELNLKPSFQAAGIEEATIDDEEVKIIHAGLAGAGVGAAFCRGKASGVKRVEIFEKGGGSKVGKAAVVTPKLRKVIIGLDDTDIPTEGATWTLANNVANEIQKEKGYRYLEHITCQLYPNNPNKTKNCVSIILVFAIKEEDKEDLISSIKTKLKEKTLSQNTAFVVYDKLEVPEAVQKYGLEAKKSMKYFEEAEKIATENNIRVEYVTGKAGLIGALAALGLYNQPEEYAKVYSEE, from the coding sequence ATGGAAATTTTAACACCTGAAGAACTAAAAGAAAAATATGATGATGCATGGATAACACCATATCATGAAATTCTAACTATAACAGATAATGATGAAAAAGAAATTGAGTTAATAGAATATCATCCATGTCCAATTGGATCAGATTGGATGATAACTCAGTATAAACAAACAAGTCCCCTTATATTAGATGCTAAACGTGATGGAAATAAACATACATATTATGTTAAAAAAGGTAAAACAGAATTAAATTTAAAACCAAGTTTCCAGGCAGCAGGTATTGAAGAAGCTACAATCGACGATGAAGAAGTAAAAATAATTCATGCAGGACTTGCAGGAGCAGGTGTTGGAGCAGCATTTTGCCGTGGAAAAGCATCTGGTGTGAAAAGAGTTGAAATATTCGAAAAAGGAGGTGGATCCAAAGTAGGAAAAGCTGCAGTAGTAACTCCTAAACTTAGAAAAGTAATTATTGGTTTAGATGATACTGATATTCCTACAGAAGGAGCTACCTGGACTCTTGCTAATAATGTTGCAAATGAAATCCAAAAAGAAAAGGGATACAGATATCTAGAACATATAACTTGTCAATTATACCCAAATAATCCTAATAAAACAAAGAATTGTGTTTCTATAATACTAGTATTTGCTATTAAAGAAGAAGACAAAGAAGATTTAATTAGCAGTATTAAAACTAAATTAAAAGAAAAAACATTATCACAAAACACTGCATTTGTAGTATATGATAAATTAGAAGTTCCTGAAGCCGTGCAAAAATATGGTCTTGAAGCTAAAAAATCAATGAAATACTTTGAGGAAGCTGAAAAAATAGCTACTGAAAATAATATTAGAGTAGAATATGTTACTGGAAAAGCAGGACTTATTGGTGCTTTAGCAGCACTTGGATTATATAATCAGCCAGAAGAATATGCAAAAGTATATTCTGAGGAATAA